Genomic segment of Bubalus kerabau isolate K-KA32 ecotype Philippines breed swamp buffalo chromosome 6, PCC_UOA_SB_1v2, whole genome shotgun sequence:
GATCTTCTCTGGGAGGGATGTGATGCAGTTCTGCCCTAGATTCAAAGTCCTCAACTTAACACATTTAAACAGCTGTTTCGGCAGAACGTCCACTTTGTTCCCCGTGATATGCAAATGCTGCAGGTTCTGAAGCAATCCTATTTCTATTGGGATCATGGAAATGTTGTTGTAACTCACATCTAAGCATCTGAGTTTCTGTAAACTAAACACTGCCACGGGTAGGGATTCCAGCTTGTTGTTAGAGAAATAAAGTGACTCCAAGTTTTTGACGTGGGTGATGGAGGGTGGAATGGTGACAATTTTATTATGCCATAATTTTAAACAAGTAAGTCGTTTTAAATGCTGGAAACTGATGATTTCTTCAATTGTGCGGATGTTATTTGACTTTAAATCCAGTTCCTGTAAGTTAGAGAGGCTGAAAATAGCATGTGGAATTCTCTCTAGCTCACAGTTTTGGAGTTCAAGCTCGGCAACATTCATCATTTTCTTAAGGCTGTTCAGTACCAGGAGTTTAGTGCCGTCATTATGAATGACTAACTTGGTGAGATGTGGGGCCACATCAGTAATGTTGGAGGGGACTTTGGTCAAATTGCTCTTCACGTGGAGGATCTTAAGGTGCCGCAACTCTCGGAGAGATTCGAGGCCTATCATCTTATTGTtttcagagttcaaattgccTATCAAGTACAGTTCGCGAAGGTTTTTGAGCAGATACACCCAGGCAGGGATTTCTGCCACATCAGTGAACTTCACGTGAAGGCATCTCAAGTGATCGCGGAGAAAGCTGAAAGCAGTCTGCTCCACTTTTGCAGGGCAGTGGCACAGGTGAAGCTCTTGGAGATTAGTCATCTGAGAAATCTTAGCAGGAAGTTTAGCTTCTGGAATCAGCTCGAGTTTTAGCACATCCAGGTCTGTGAGGTCAAAGACAGCATCAGGCACGCCTGAGAGCATAAACAAATGGAGCTCCTGCTTGTCCTGGGCGTTGCGTGACACGTGCTGCCTCAGTTTTTCAAATGTCCACTCGTGGTTCAAACTAATTTCCCGAAGTTTATTTTCACTGACTTCTGACAAGAACACCCCAAAACGCTTGGAATAGAGCTGGTCATACTGGTCTACCATGTGGAGAAGGAATGCAAAATCATTTTTGACATCTGGAATGTCACTGAAACTGCTCTCTTCTCTGACTTTTTCAAAAGAATATTCCTTCAAAGGAATCCTGAATAACCAGAAGAGAGTGTAGAGGCAGATAAAACCATACACACAAATAATGGATATGTAACTGATGAGCAGCTTTTTCAGCATGTACGCCATGTTGTGGGTGCACTCGAACACCTCGTAACCAGTCAGGTGCTCCACTTTGGGCTTGCAGACGTGTTCAAAGCTGATTGCGTTGACAAAGTTTGCTGTGTAGCagag
This window contains:
- the LRRC8D gene encoding volume-regulated anion channel subunit LRRC8D, with the protein product MFTLAEVASLNDIQPTYRILKPWWDVFMDYLAVVMLMVAIFAGTMQLTKDQVVCLPVLPAPVNSKAHATPGNADITTNIPKMESATDQDQDGRMTNEISFGASSVTPDIPLRATYPHADSTASNQEAKKEKKDPTGRKTNLDFQQYVFINQMCYHLALPWYSKYFPYLALIHTIILMVSSNFWFKYPKTCSKVEHFVSILGKCFESPWTTKALSETACEDSEENKQRITGAQTLPKHVSTSSDEGSPSASTPMINKTGFKFSAEKPVIEVPSMTILDKKDGEQAKALFEKVRKFRAHVEDSDLIYKLYVVQTVIKTAKFIFILCYTANFVNAISFEHVCKPKVEHLTGYEVFECTHNMAYMLKKLLISYISIICVYGFICLYTLFWLFRIPLKEYSFEKVREESSFSDIPDVKNDFAFLLHMVDQYDQLYSKRFGVFLSEVSENKLREISLNHEWTFEKLRQHVSRNAQDKQELHLFMLSGVPDAVFDLTDLDVLKLELIPEAKLPAKISQMTNLQELHLCHCPAKVEQTAFSFLRDHLRCLHVKFTDVAEIPAWVYLLKNLRELYLIGNLNSENNKMIGLESLRELRHLKILHVKSNLTKVPSNITDVAPHLTKLVIHNDGTKLLVLNSLKKMMNVAELELQNCELERIPHAIFSLSNLQELDLKSNNIRTIEEIISFQHLKRLTCLKLWHNKIVTIPPSITHVKNLESLYFSNNKLESLPVAVFSLQKLRCLDVSYNNISMIPIEIGLLQNLQHLHITGNKVDVLPKQLFKCVKLRTLNLGQNCITSLPEKIGQLSQLTQLELKGNCLDRLPAQLGQCRLLKKSGLVVEDHLFDTLPLEVKEALNQDINIPFANGI